One window from the genome of Epinephelus fuscoguttatus linkage group LG3, E.fuscoguttatus.final_Chr_v1 encodes:
- the vps54 gene encoding vacuolar protein sorting-associated protein 54 isoform X1, producing MASSHSSSPVPRGGRDGIYRKERDTSPPRCRSIRSLPDVCPKEPTGEGRGLCDGPSVVAEHDRWTVYSSKVNLPAALNDPRLAKRESDFFTKTWGLDFAETEVMPSFYLPNITREHFGPYLQEMAQRERIHERCKTICPNKDDVDAVSSITTNHDKSRAELEQVPKIFMKPEFALEDPATFNTVLPWSHFNSAGGKSSRDVASSKLLQEKLSHYLDVVEVSIARQISLRSEAFFHAMSSQHELQDRLQETQRAVAVLRGRTAAIDRVMCQGPLQALRTALTRNNCVKLHNKLKLMAAVHQTQPTVQLLLSTSEFVGALELISTTKEVLQQELQGIHSFRHLGSQLCELEKLIDKMMVEDFSMYARSDLNRSLRDEPQVLEKVHQPNAASQKERLESLVFGLLRQRKLDFLDIYSDEMIMAAKAIVSQCVAENVLHIEEIDTEVVTKLADQMRLMTFPQWFELLKTVFESFLLFLQRIKATLSVVKNVVLEVLASNQKNRLLEEVGSGASVQEAPHGTSLLQGEAELAYLTHEGLFISDALNDAQQQQQAVQDQSSTVGSRIQQSRVEAASSDSASGTSETSVSREQSFMSGENMMPTDLELNRVINNIQELLYNASDVSHDRCVKVLTARAKDGSLERLSSAEFVCLSQAVEGFVRDTEELCGRRSVSLRGALQSQANRFVHRFHEERKTKLSLLLDNERWKQAEVPAEFQDLVNSIADGRITLPERKIPGPEDRKPTEFLLVNGQKYAVVGTVLLLIRIFLEYCQCVNDIPSIATDMLTRLSDLLKHFNSRSCQLVLGAGALQVVGLKTITTKNLALASRCLQLVVHYIPIIRAHFETKLQPKQFSVLRHFDHITKDYNDHIAEISAKLVAIMDSLFEKVLSKYEVKAPMPSACFRNVCKQMAKMHEAISELLPEEQTQMLFLRINASYKMHLKRQLARLGVVNDGGPQHGLVVVDVAFYTENVQALKSLERLDLNMAEIWEQKR from the exons AtggcctccagccacagctcctCCCCAGTGCCTCGTGGAGGCCGAGATGGGATCTATCGCAAGGAGCGGGATACCTCCCCCCCTCGCTGCCGGTCCATCCGCTCCCTGCCTGACGTCTGCCCCAAGGAGCCCACAG GTGAGGGGCGGGGCCTGTGTGACGGCCCGTCCGTGGTGGCGGAGCACGACAGGTGGACGGTGTACAGCTCCAAGGTCAACCTCCCCGCTGCGCTGAACGACCCGCGGCTCGCCAAGCGGGAGTCCGACTTTTTCACCAAAACATGGGGGCTGGACTTCGCAGAGACGGAGGTGATGCCCTCCTTCTACCTCCCCAACATCACCAGGGAACACTTCGGGCCCTACCTGCAGGAGATGGCTCAG aGGGAAAGAATCCACGAGCGCTGCAAGACGATCTGTCCCAACAAAGACGACGTGGACGCTGTCTCCAGTATCACCACCAACCACG ATAAATCCAGAGCTGAGCTGGAACAAGTCCCGAAG ATCTTCATGAAGCCTGAGTTTGCTCTGGAGGACCCGGCCACCTTCAACACCGTCCTGCCCTGGTCGCACTTCAACAGTGCCGGTGGGAAGAGCAGCAGAGACGTGGCGTCCTCCAAACTGCTGCAGGAGAAG TTGAGTCACTACCTGGACGTGGTGGAGGTGAGCATTGCCCGGCAGATCTCGCTGCGCTCCGAGGCGTTCTTCCACGCCATGTCCTCGCAGCACGAGCTGCAGGACCGGCTGCAGGAAACGCAGCGGGCCGTGGCCGTCCTGCGGGGCCGAACTGCCGCCATCGACAGGGTCATGTGCCAGGGGCCTCTACAGGCCCTCCGCACCGCCCTGACCCGCAACAACTGCGTAAAGCTGCACAACAAACTGAAGTTAATGGCCGCGGTGCATCAGACGCAGCCCACCGTGCAGCTGCTGCTCTCCACATCTGAGTTCGTCGGAGCGTTGGAGCTCATCTCCACCACCAAGGAGGTGCTGCAGCAGGAGCTGCAGGGAATCCACAGCTTCAG ACATCTGGGCTCGCAGCTGTGTGAGCTGGAGAAGCTGATCGATAAGATGATGGTGGAGGATTTCAGCATGTACGCACGCAGCGACCTGAACCGCAGCCTGAGGGACGAGCCACAGGTCCTCGAGAAG GTCCACCAACCAAACGCTGCCTCACAGAag gagcGTCTGGAGTCTCTGGTGTTCGGCCTGCTGCGGCAGAGGAAGCTGGACTTTCTGGACATTTACAGCGATGAGATGATCATGGCTGCGAAGGCCATCGTCTCTCAG tgtgtggCAGAAAATGTTTTGCACATAGAAGAAATTGACACTGAAGTCGTCACTAA GCTAGCTGACCAGATGCGTCTGATGACGTTCCCTCAGTGGTTTGAGCTGCTGAAAACCGTCTTTGAGAGTTTCCTTCTCTTCCTGCAGAGGATCAAG GCCACTCTGAGTGTGGTTAAAAACGTGGTTCTGGAGGTTCTGGCATCAAACCAGAAGAACCGGCTCCTGGAGGAGGTCGGGTCCGGAGCTTCAGTCCAGGAGGCTCCCCACGGCACGTCGCTCCTGCAGGGGGAGGCCGAGCTGGCCTACCTCACCCACGAGGGTCTGTTCATCAGCGACGCTCTGAACGAcgcccagcagcagcagcaggcggtCCAGGATCAGAGCTCCACTGTGGGCTCCAGGATCCAGCAGAGTCGGGTGGAGGCAGCCAGCAGCGACTCTGCATCCGGGACATCAGAGACCTCCGTCAGCAGGGAGCAGAGCTTCAT gtCCGGTGAGAACATGATGCCCACTGATCTGGAGCTGAACCGTGTGATCAATAACATCCAGGAGCTGCTTTACAACGCGTCCGACGTCAGCCACGACCGCTGTGTCAAAGTCCTCACAGCCAGAGCCAAG GACGGCTCTCTGGAGCGTCTCAGCTCGGCGGAGTTTGTGTGCCTCTCTCAGGCCGTGGAGGGTTTCGTCAGGGACACAGAGGAGCTGTGCGGCAGGCGCAGCGTCTCCCTGAGGGGGGCGCTGCAGAGCCAGGCCAACCGCTTTGTCCACCGCTTCCACGAAGAGCGCAAGACCAAACTCAG CCTCCTCCTGGATAATGAGCGCTGGAAGCAGGCGGAGGTTCCTGCTGAGTTTCAGGATCTTGTGAACTCCATTGCTGATGGAAGAATAACACTACCAGAGCGCAAAATCCCAG GTCCAGAGGACAGGAAGCCCACCGAGTTCCTGCTCGTCAACGGGCAGAAATACGCTGTCGTCGG gacGGTTCTGCTGCTGATCCGGATCTTTCTGGAATACTGTCAGTGTGTTAACGACATCCCATCCATCGCCACCGACATGCTGACACGTCTGTCGGACCTCCTCAAG cacTTCAACTCTCGGAGTTGCCAGCTGGTTCTGGGAGCCGGAGCTCTGCAGGTCGTCGGCCTGAAGACCATCACCACCAAAAACCTCG cgTTAGCTTCCCGCTGCCTGCAGCTCGTGGTTCACTACATTCCCATCATCAGAGCTCATTTTGAGACCAAACTGCAGCCCAAACAGTTCAGCGTCCTCAGACACTTCGACCACATCACCAAG GACTACAACGATCACATAGCAGAGATATCTGCTAAGCTGGTGGCCATCATGGACAGTCTGTTTGAGAAGGTTTTATCTAAG TATGAAGTGAAGGCTCCCATGCCCTCGGCCTGCTTCAGAAACGTCTGCAAACAGATGGCGAAGATGCACGAAGCCATTTCTGAACTTCTACCTGAAGAGCAGACGCAG ATGTTGTTTCTGAGGATTAATGCCAGTTATAAGATGCACCTGAAGAGGCAGCTGGCTCGACTGGGGGTCGTTAATGACGGAGGACCACAGCACGg gctggtggtggtggacGTTGCCTTCTACACAGAGAACGTCCAGGCGCTGAAGAGCCTCGAGCGGCTCGACCTGAACATGGCCGAGATCTGGGAGCAGAAGAGGTGA
- the vps54 gene encoding vacuolar protein sorting-associated protein 54 isoform X2, with translation MASSHSSSPVPRGGRDGIYRKERDTSPPRCRSIRSLPDVCPKEPTGEGRGLCDGPSVVAEHDRWTVYSSKVNLPAALNDPRLAKRESDFFTKTWGLDFAETEVMPSFYLPNITREHFGPYLQEMAQRERIHERCKTICPNKDDVDAVSSITTNHDKSRAELEQVPKIFMKPEFALEDPATFNTVLPWSHFNSAGGKSSRDVASSKLLQEKLSHYLDVVEVSIARQISLRSEAFFHAMSSQHELQDRLQETQRAVAVLRGRTAAIDRVMCQGPLQALRTALTRNNCVKLHNKLKLMAAVHQTQPTVQLLLSTSEFVGALELISTTKEVLQQELQGIHSFRHLGSQLCELEKLIDKMMVEDFSMYARSDLNRSLRDEPQVLEKERLESLVFGLLRQRKLDFLDIYSDEMIMAAKAIVSQCVAENVLHIEEIDTEVVTKLADQMRLMTFPQWFELLKTVFESFLLFLQRIKATLSVVKNVVLEVLASNQKNRLLEEVGSGASVQEAPHGTSLLQGEAELAYLTHEGLFISDALNDAQQQQQAVQDQSSTVGSRIQQSRVEAASSDSASGTSETSVSREQSFMSGENMMPTDLELNRVINNIQELLYNASDVSHDRCVKVLTARAKDGSLERLSSAEFVCLSQAVEGFVRDTEELCGRRSVSLRGALQSQANRFVHRFHEERKTKLSLLLDNERWKQAEVPAEFQDLVNSIADGRITLPERKIPGPEDRKPTEFLLVNGQKYAVVGTVLLLIRIFLEYCQCVNDIPSIATDMLTRLSDLLKHFNSRSCQLVLGAGALQVVGLKTITTKNLALASRCLQLVVHYIPIIRAHFETKLQPKQFSVLRHFDHITKDYNDHIAEISAKLVAIMDSLFEKVLSKYEVKAPMPSACFRNVCKQMAKMHEAISELLPEEQTQMLFLRINASYKMHLKRQLARLGVVNDGGPQHGLVVVDVAFYTENVQALKSLERLDLNMAEIWEQKR, from the exons AtggcctccagccacagctcctCCCCAGTGCCTCGTGGAGGCCGAGATGGGATCTATCGCAAGGAGCGGGATACCTCCCCCCCTCGCTGCCGGTCCATCCGCTCCCTGCCTGACGTCTGCCCCAAGGAGCCCACAG GTGAGGGGCGGGGCCTGTGTGACGGCCCGTCCGTGGTGGCGGAGCACGACAGGTGGACGGTGTACAGCTCCAAGGTCAACCTCCCCGCTGCGCTGAACGACCCGCGGCTCGCCAAGCGGGAGTCCGACTTTTTCACCAAAACATGGGGGCTGGACTTCGCAGAGACGGAGGTGATGCCCTCCTTCTACCTCCCCAACATCACCAGGGAACACTTCGGGCCCTACCTGCAGGAGATGGCTCAG aGGGAAAGAATCCACGAGCGCTGCAAGACGATCTGTCCCAACAAAGACGACGTGGACGCTGTCTCCAGTATCACCACCAACCACG ATAAATCCAGAGCTGAGCTGGAACAAGTCCCGAAG ATCTTCATGAAGCCTGAGTTTGCTCTGGAGGACCCGGCCACCTTCAACACCGTCCTGCCCTGGTCGCACTTCAACAGTGCCGGTGGGAAGAGCAGCAGAGACGTGGCGTCCTCCAAACTGCTGCAGGAGAAG TTGAGTCACTACCTGGACGTGGTGGAGGTGAGCATTGCCCGGCAGATCTCGCTGCGCTCCGAGGCGTTCTTCCACGCCATGTCCTCGCAGCACGAGCTGCAGGACCGGCTGCAGGAAACGCAGCGGGCCGTGGCCGTCCTGCGGGGCCGAACTGCCGCCATCGACAGGGTCATGTGCCAGGGGCCTCTACAGGCCCTCCGCACCGCCCTGACCCGCAACAACTGCGTAAAGCTGCACAACAAACTGAAGTTAATGGCCGCGGTGCATCAGACGCAGCCCACCGTGCAGCTGCTGCTCTCCACATCTGAGTTCGTCGGAGCGTTGGAGCTCATCTCCACCACCAAGGAGGTGCTGCAGCAGGAGCTGCAGGGAATCCACAGCTTCAG ACATCTGGGCTCGCAGCTGTGTGAGCTGGAGAAGCTGATCGATAAGATGATGGTGGAGGATTTCAGCATGTACGCACGCAGCGACCTGAACCGCAGCCTGAGGGACGAGCCACAGGTCCTCGAGAAG gagcGTCTGGAGTCTCTGGTGTTCGGCCTGCTGCGGCAGAGGAAGCTGGACTTTCTGGACATTTACAGCGATGAGATGATCATGGCTGCGAAGGCCATCGTCTCTCAG tgtgtggCAGAAAATGTTTTGCACATAGAAGAAATTGACACTGAAGTCGTCACTAA GCTAGCTGACCAGATGCGTCTGATGACGTTCCCTCAGTGGTTTGAGCTGCTGAAAACCGTCTTTGAGAGTTTCCTTCTCTTCCTGCAGAGGATCAAG GCCACTCTGAGTGTGGTTAAAAACGTGGTTCTGGAGGTTCTGGCATCAAACCAGAAGAACCGGCTCCTGGAGGAGGTCGGGTCCGGAGCTTCAGTCCAGGAGGCTCCCCACGGCACGTCGCTCCTGCAGGGGGAGGCCGAGCTGGCCTACCTCACCCACGAGGGTCTGTTCATCAGCGACGCTCTGAACGAcgcccagcagcagcagcaggcggtCCAGGATCAGAGCTCCACTGTGGGCTCCAGGATCCAGCAGAGTCGGGTGGAGGCAGCCAGCAGCGACTCTGCATCCGGGACATCAGAGACCTCCGTCAGCAGGGAGCAGAGCTTCAT gtCCGGTGAGAACATGATGCCCACTGATCTGGAGCTGAACCGTGTGATCAATAACATCCAGGAGCTGCTTTACAACGCGTCCGACGTCAGCCACGACCGCTGTGTCAAAGTCCTCACAGCCAGAGCCAAG GACGGCTCTCTGGAGCGTCTCAGCTCGGCGGAGTTTGTGTGCCTCTCTCAGGCCGTGGAGGGTTTCGTCAGGGACACAGAGGAGCTGTGCGGCAGGCGCAGCGTCTCCCTGAGGGGGGCGCTGCAGAGCCAGGCCAACCGCTTTGTCCACCGCTTCCACGAAGAGCGCAAGACCAAACTCAG CCTCCTCCTGGATAATGAGCGCTGGAAGCAGGCGGAGGTTCCTGCTGAGTTTCAGGATCTTGTGAACTCCATTGCTGATGGAAGAATAACACTACCAGAGCGCAAAATCCCAG GTCCAGAGGACAGGAAGCCCACCGAGTTCCTGCTCGTCAACGGGCAGAAATACGCTGTCGTCGG gacGGTTCTGCTGCTGATCCGGATCTTTCTGGAATACTGTCAGTGTGTTAACGACATCCCATCCATCGCCACCGACATGCTGACACGTCTGTCGGACCTCCTCAAG cacTTCAACTCTCGGAGTTGCCAGCTGGTTCTGGGAGCCGGAGCTCTGCAGGTCGTCGGCCTGAAGACCATCACCACCAAAAACCTCG cgTTAGCTTCCCGCTGCCTGCAGCTCGTGGTTCACTACATTCCCATCATCAGAGCTCATTTTGAGACCAAACTGCAGCCCAAACAGTTCAGCGTCCTCAGACACTTCGACCACATCACCAAG GACTACAACGATCACATAGCAGAGATATCTGCTAAGCTGGTGGCCATCATGGACAGTCTGTTTGAGAAGGTTTTATCTAAG TATGAAGTGAAGGCTCCCATGCCCTCGGCCTGCTTCAGAAACGTCTGCAAACAGATGGCGAAGATGCACGAAGCCATTTCTGAACTTCTACCTGAAGAGCAGACGCAG ATGTTGTTTCTGAGGATTAATGCCAGTTATAAGATGCACCTGAAGAGGCAGCTGGCTCGACTGGGGGTCGTTAATGACGGAGGACCACAGCACGg gctggtggtggtggacGTTGCCTTCTACACAGAGAACGTCCAGGCGCTGAAGAGCCTCGAGCGGCTCGACCTGAACATGGCCGAGATCTGGGAGCAGAAGAGGTGA